Proteins encoded in a region of the Bradyrhizobium sp. CB3481 genome:
- a CDS encoding glutathione S-transferase family protein, producing the protein MPSYRLHYFPESGNSYKLALMLTLCGERFEGVWTDFGGGVTRTAEWRRDVNEMGEIPVLEVDGERLTQTAPILLKLAKQFGKFGGETEQEEFELLRWLFWDNHKLTGYMATYRYYRAFTPSPDEHVLKHFRRRLDDFLSIFEQHMQKNAFAIGERPTVADISMMAYLHYPADETGYDLATSHPALNAWLGRMAQLPGWKSAYDLLPGKRLKHFV; encoded by the coding sequence ATGCCCAGCTATCGCCTGCATTACTTTCCCGAGTCCGGAAACAGCTACAAGCTCGCGCTGATGCTGACGCTGTGCGGGGAGCGCTTCGAGGGGGTCTGGACCGATTTCGGCGGTGGCGTGACGCGGACCGCGGAATGGCGGCGCGACGTCAACGAGATGGGCGAAATTCCGGTACTGGAGGTGGACGGTGAACGCCTCACCCAGACCGCGCCGATCCTGCTGAAGCTTGCAAAGCAATTCGGAAAATTTGGCGGCGAGACCGAACAGGAAGAGTTCGAGCTGCTGCGCTGGCTGTTCTGGGACAACCACAAGCTCACCGGCTACATGGCGACCTACCGCTATTACCGCGCGTTCACGCCCTCGCCGGACGAGCACGTGCTGAAGCATTTCCGCCGGCGTCTCGACGACTTCCTGTCGATCTTCGAACAGCACATGCAGAAGAACGCATTCGCCATCGGCGAGCGGCCGACGGTGGCGGACATTTCCATGATGGCCTATCTGCATTATCCCGCCGACGAAACGGGCTACGATCTGGCAACGAGCCATCCCGCCCTCAACGCGTGGCTCGGGCGGATGGCTCAATTGCCGGGCTGGAAGTCAGCTTACGATCTGTTGCCCGGCAAGCGCCTCAAGCACTTCGTGTGA
- a CDS encoding DUF4265 domain-containing protein codes for MKNSLIKVRFELDASEWHGHGTETLWAMPMPGSEWPNFQINNSPFFATGINYLDVVAAKPTGHDQIFDFVTVTERSGHSTYMLLMQLAEARTGVYWGMLERMGCSYESAQISLSIGERLLYSVDVPPTADIYEVYEMLERGENEGVWLFQEGHADIPESRTA; via the coding sequence ATGAAGAACTCGTTGATAAAGGTTCGCTTTGAACTGGACGCGTCCGAATGGCACGGCCACGGAACTGAAACGCTGTGGGCGATGCCAATGCCTGGAAGTGAATGGCCAAATTTTCAAATCAACAATTCGCCATTTTTCGCGACGGGGATCAACTATCTGGACGTCGTTGCAGCGAAGCCGACAGGGCACGACCAGATTTTCGATTTTGTGACAGTAACCGAACGAAGCGGGCATTCGACATACATGCTTTTGATGCAGCTCGCTGAGGCTCGCACTGGAGTATACTGGGGCATGTTGGAGAGAATGGGTTGTTCATATGAAAGTGCACAAATTAGCTTGAGCATAGGGGAACGGCTGCTCTATTCGGTCGACGTCCCACCCACAGCAGACATCTATGAAGTCTACGAAATGCTGGAAAGAGGAGAGAATGAAGGGGTGTGGTTGTTCCAGGAAGGACACGCGGATATTCCCGAGTCACGCACCGCGTGA
- a CDS encoding cyclic nucleotide-binding domain-containing protein translates to MTIEKCIADFDVDDVIFEEGSTGRELFVVLDGKVEIAKMNGASKTVIVTLGKGEFFGEMAVIDGSSRSATAIAAAPNTRVMRINHARFVYLVSQQPAFALMIMDALSKRLRASNTVAYKAAAAS, encoded by the coding sequence ATGACCATCGAGAAATGCATCGCCGACTTTGATGTAGATGACGTCATTTTTGAGGAAGGCTCGACCGGACGGGAACTGTTCGTCGTGCTCGACGGCAAGGTCGAGATCGCCAAGATGAACGGCGCCAGCAAGACGGTGATCGTCACGCTGGGCAAGGGCGAGTTCTTCGGCGAGATGGCGGTCATCGACGGCTCGTCCCGTTCAGCAACGGCCATTGCGGCCGCCCCGAACACCCGCGTGATGCGCATCAACCACGCCCGCTTCGTCTATTTGGTCAGCCAGCAGCCGGCCTTCGCGCTGATGATCATGGATGCGCTCAGCAAGCGCCTGCGCGCCTCCAATACGGTGGCCTACAAAGCTGCGGCGGCTTCATGA
- a CDS encoding MBL fold metallo-hydrolase → MSERRPSPFKTLLDSEMCTLIEAAKDVYQVRFKNRAANAYLVRGSSRTIMIDVGLSSNYPHLLTSLDHIGVKPDDIDMVVLSHEHLDHIGAAYHFHGRAFIAAHRLAANKIMLRDDFSMLRKMFNEPNVPINIDLWLEEGNLIDLGNFRLNVMHTPGHTSACITLFEQDKGLLFASDTLMPGGVMGGVFGSGSIADYIQSLERLKGLDSKILLSGHGRLSDTPQEDVRIAIQRSHGLLSDTAQLFDALDARANFEPIMQSVRDLNKLDDS, encoded by the coding sequence ATGAGCGAGCGCCGGCCAAGCCCGTTCAAGACGCTGCTCGACAGCGAGATGTGTACGCTGATCGAAGCGGCCAAGGACGTCTATCAGGTGCGGTTCAAGAATCGTGCGGCGAACGCCTATCTGGTGCGCGGAAGCTCGCGCACCATCATGATCGACGTCGGCCTGTCCTCGAACTATCCGCACCTGTTGACGTCGCTCGACCATATCGGCGTGAAGCCCGACGATATCGACATGGTGGTGCTAAGCCATGAGCATCTCGACCATATCGGCGCCGCCTATCACTTCCATGGCCGCGCCTTCATCGCCGCGCACCGGCTGGCTGCCAACAAGATCATGCTGCGCGACGACTTCTCGATGCTGCGCAAGATGTTCAACGAGCCGAACGTGCCGATCAACATCGATCTCTGGCTGGAGGAAGGCAACCTGATCGATCTCGGCAATTTCCGCCTCAACGTGATGCACACGCCCGGCCATACCTCGGCCTGCATCACGCTGTTCGAGCAGGACAAGGGATTGCTGTTTGCTTCCGACACGCTGATGCCCGGCGGGGTGATGGGCGGTGTATTCGGCTCCGGCAGCATCGCCGATTACATTCAGTCGCTGGAGCGGCTGAAGGGCCTCGATTCGAAGATCCTGCTGTCCGGTCACGGGCGGCTGTCCGACACGCCGCAGGAGGACGTGCGCATCGCGATCCAGCGCTCGCATGGCCTGCTGTCCGACACTGCACAATTGTTCGACGCGCTGGATGCGCGCGCGAATTTCGAGCCGATCATGCAGTCGGTGCGCGACCTCAACAAGCTCGACGACAGCTAG
- a CDS encoding serine hydrolase domain-containing protein → MSTNFSAAADAVLDGVVTATPRVPGVVAMVTDRHRNIYEGAAGKRRLDQPADMTTDSIFAIFSTTKAITGTAVLQLVEEGKLDLDAPARRYAPEIGKLQVIEGFTANGEPMLRAPKRDITTRMLMVHTAGLSYDFINHTYGRLAQERGQPSVITASKACLMTPLLFDPGERWEYGTNLDWCGQIVEAITGSRLGDVFKSRIFEPLGMQDTTFELTDAMRKKLAGIHARNADGSLTPMDFELPAEPEVHMGGHGLYGTIDDYMRFIRMWLNDGMGEHGRVLKAETVRMAEKNHLGESKVTPITGVIASLCNDAEFFPGQSKSWALTFMINDEEAPTGRPAGALGWAGLANLFYWIDRRNGFGGFWATQILPFGDPASFIGYMNFESAFYASLRQRKAG, encoded by the coding sequence ATGAGCACGAACTTCAGTGCGGCGGCTGACGCCGTTCTTGATGGCGTCGTTACGGCCACTCCGCGCGTACCCGGCGTCGTCGCCATGGTGACGGACCGCCATCGCAACATCTACGAAGGTGCGGCCGGCAAGCGCCGTCTCGATCAGCCGGCCGACATGACGACCGACAGCATTTTTGCCATCTTCTCCACGACCAAGGCGATCACCGGGACTGCCGTCCTGCAACTCGTCGAGGAAGGCAAGCTCGATCTCGACGCGCCAGCCCGGCGCTATGCACCCGAGATCGGAAAGCTGCAGGTGATCGAGGGTTTTACCGCCAATGGCGAGCCGATGCTGCGGGCGCCGAAGCGGGACATCACCACGCGCATGCTGATGGTTCACACTGCCGGCCTGAGCTACGATTTCATCAACCACACCTATGGTCGCCTGGCGCAGGAAAGGGGGCAGCCCAGCGTCATCACCGCGTCCAAGGCGTGCCTGATGACACCGCTGCTGTTCGATCCGGGCGAACGATGGGAATACGGCACCAATCTCGATTGGTGCGGTCAAATTGTCGAGGCCATCACGGGTAGCCGATTGGGCGATGTCTTCAAGTCGCGGATTTTCGAACCGCTCGGAATGCAGGACACCACCTTCGAACTTACCGACGCGATGCGCAAGAAGCTGGCCGGTATCCACGCGCGAAATGCCGACGGCTCACTGACGCCGATGGACTTCGAGCTGCCGGCTGAGCCCGAGGTGCACATGGGCGGTCATGGCCTTTACGGGACGATCGACGACTACATGCGCTTTATCCGCATGTGGCTGAATGACGGAATGGGCGAACACGGCCGTGTGCTGAAAGCCGAGACGGTGCGGATGGCGGAGAAGAACCATCTGGGAGAGAGCAAAGTCACTCCCATCACCGGTGTGATTGCTTCGCTGTGCAACGATGCGGAGTTTTTCCCGGGGCAGTCAAAGTCCTGGGCGCTGACCTTCATGATCAACGATGAAGAAGCTCCCACCGGTCGTCCCGCCGGTGCCCTCGGTTGGGCCGGTCTCGCCAATCTGTTCTATTGGATCGATCGGCGCAACGGGTTCGGCGGGTTCTGGGCCACGCAGATTCTTCCCTTCGGCGATCCCGCGTCGTTCATCGGTTATATGAACTTCGAGTCCGCGTTCTACGCGAGCCTGCGGCAGCGAAAGGCCGGCTGA
- a CDS encoding NAD(P)/FAD-dependent oxidoreductase, with the protein MTKAATKPNGGNGAQVTAKLDAVVVGAGVAGLYALYRLREQGMSVRAIDAASGVGGTWYWNRYPGARFDSESYIYQYLFSEELYKGWSWSEKFPGQPEIERWLNYVANRLDLHKDIQFATTVQSAHFNEATQRWLVTTDRGDVIDSQFLVTCCGMLSAPHVSFPGQESFKGQVFHTARWPNQPVDFAGKRVGVIGNGATGIQVIQTIAGQVGHMKVFIRTPQYIIPMKNPKYGPADAEAYKSKFKRFTERLPHTFTGFEYDFEHTWAGLTGQQRREVIEDCWNDGSLKLWISSFAELFFEEEVNSEISEFVREKMRERLKDPKLCELLIPSNYGFGTHRVPLEQNFLEAFHRPNVEIASVKSNPIECVTPTGIKTADGTIHDLDIIILATGFDAGTGALTRIDIRGRGGRSLKDDWSRDIRTTMGLQVHGYPNLFTTAVPLAPSAALCNMTTCLQQQVEWIDDCIAYMRRQSLNVIEPTKDAEDGWVAHHDEIANATLIAKTNSWYLGSNVQGKPRRVLSYCGGVGAYRQKCDEVAANGYPGFAMQ; encoded by the coding sequence ATGACGAAAGCCGCAACCAAGCCCAACGGAGGCAACGGCGCGCAGGTGACGGCGAAACTCGACGCCGTGGTAGTCGGGGCCGGCGTTGCCGGGCTCTACGCGCTGTATCGACTGCGTGAACAGGGCATGAGCGTCAGGGCGATCGACGCGGCGTCAGGCGTCGGCGGCACCTGGTACTGGAATCGCTATCCTGGCGCGCGCTTCGATTCCGAAAGCTACATCTATCAGTACCTGTTTTCCGAGGAGCTGTACAAGGGATGGAGCTGGAGCGAGAAATTCCCCGGCCAGCCGGAAATCGAACGCTGGCTGAACTATGTGGCGAACCGTCTCGATCTCCACAAGGACATCCAGTTCGCCACGACGGTCCAGAGTGCGCATTTCAACGAAGCGACGCAGCGCTGGCTCGTCACGACCGATCGGGGCGACGTGATCGACAGCCAATTCCTGGTCACCTGCTGCGGCATGCTCTCGGCGCCCCACGTGTCGTTCCCGGGGCAGGAGTCGTTCAAGGGGCAGGTGTTCCACACGGCGCGCTGGCCGAACCAGCCGGTCGATTTCGCCGGAAAGCGCGTCGGTGTTATCGGTAACGGCGCGACCGGCATCCAGGTCATCCAGACCATCGCCGGCCAAGTCGGCCATATGAAGGTGTTCATCCGCACGCCGCAATACATCATCCCGATGAAGAACCCGAAATACGGCCCGGCGGATGCGGAGGCCTACAAGTCGAAGTTCAAGCGCTTCACCGAACGGCTGCCGCATACCTTTACCGGATTTGAATACGATTTCGAGCACACTTGGGCCGGCCTTACGGGACAACAGCGCCGCGAGGTGATCGAGGATTGCTGGAATGACGGCTCCCTCAAACTGTGGATCTCGTCCTTCGCGGAGCTGTTCTTTGAAGAGGAGGTCAACAGCGAGATCTCCGAATTTGTTCGCGAGAAGATGCGCGAACGGCTCAAGGATCCGAAATTGTGCGAGCTGTTGATTCCGTCGAACTATGGGTTCGGGACGCATCGGGTCCCGCTCGAGCAGAACTTCCTCGAGGCCTTCCACCGTCCCAATGTCGAGATCGCCAGCGTCAAGAGTAATCCGATCGAGTGCGTGACGCCGACGGGGATCAAGACCGCCGACGGGACCATCCATGACCTCGATATCATTATCCTGGCGACCGGATTCGACGCTGGTACCGGCGCGCTGACGCGGATCGACATCAGGGGGCGCGGCGGAAGGTCGCTGAAAGATGACTGGAGCAGGGACATCCGCACCACGATGGGCCTGCAGGTTCACGGCTATCCGAACCTGTTCACGACCGCCGTGCCGCTCGCGCCCTCGGCCGCGCTCTGCAACATGACCACGTGTCTGCAGCAGCAGGTAGAATGGATCGACGATTGCATCGCCTACATGCGCCGCCAGAGCCTCAACGTCATCGAGCCGACGAAGGACGCGGAGGACGGGTGGGTAGCCCATCACGATGAGATCGCCAATGCGACGCTGATCGCAAAAACCAATTCCTGGTATCTGGGCTCGAACGTCCAGGGCAAGCCGCGCCGGGTCCTGTCGTATTGCGGCGGCGTCGGTGCCTATCGCCAGAAGTGCGACGAGGTCGCGGCGAACGGCTACCCGGGCTTTGCCATGCAGTGA